One Bos indicus isolate NIAB-ARS_2022 breed Sahiwal x Tharparkar chromosome 10, NIAB-ARS_B.indTharparkar_mat_pri_1.0, whole genome shotgun sequence DNA window includes the following coding sequences:
- the TEP1 gene encoding telomerase protein component 1 isoform X4, with the protein MEKFHGYVSTHMDILSLKNRCLATLPDTKMLEKPPGHVSTHSDILSLENRCLATLPDLKTLEKPPGHMSAHSDILSSENRCLATLPDLKTLEKPPGHVSAHSDILSLENRCLATLPDLKTLEKPPGHVSAHSDILSLENRCLATLTILKSTVSISPLLQNLQISHLAQADLCSLNSSNHLLSEHPASRVQYLSEGRGLLTCPRVSKTISAPERVQEAVLGRWSSSGEKKPEEKEWAEAQMPFYRLSLGEEEEVEELALKLTPGDSESHPEPTEQVLQEVKMVLMSFLCSSLVANVNRNDAAYSTQAFLLKVCSEVARFEPEFVLKASLYTRQQLNVRDVANKVLAIAAFLPLCRPYLRRYFCAIVQLPSDWIQVARFYELLCREQEDCLAPLPACLRAAMRDKFSQFDEYQLAKYNPRRHRAKRRPRRPPRPPKEHTFSETQTYLPRFIWHIRGEQRMFETTYGSVSEKKTEQRFTLKKLVRRLHIHEPAQLVQALLGCRYPSNLQAFSRSRLPGPWDSSRAGKRMKLARPETWERELSLRGNKATVWEELIDSGKLPFMAMLRNLRNLLRVGISARHHELVLQRLQHAKTVIHSRQFPFRFLNAHDSINDLEAQLEKKELPFPSNTQLIKQIIIKNTKYGKKHAYSWQFRQPSRRELRTAMMIPVIYEQLKRKKMKIHKARQWKCDREMLARYRQALETAVNLSVKHSLPPLPGRTLLVYLTDASADRILPKSNPQGPPLNYVLLLIAMMMVRTEQVELLLCGGGIVKTAVIKAEEGILKTATELQAQVQKSDESCEQSLTTLGKHLLSLATQRVPVDRVIVFGQTTNEKLINAAKQLFWQHVNPKCLFVGVLLRASYLCTDLNPNDVTLSGCTDGILKFIAERGASRLLEHVGQMDKIFKIPPPPGKTGVQSLRPLEENTPSPLAPVSQLGWRSIRLFISSTFRDMHGERDLLLRSLLPALQARVAPYRISLHAIDLRWGITEEETRQNRQLEVCLGEVENSQLFVGILGSRYGYVPPNYSLPDHPHFCWAQQYPAGRSVTEMEVMQFLNRGLRLQPSAQPLLYFRDSSFLSSVPDAWKSDFISESEEAAHRISELKSYLSRQEGITCRRYRCEWGGVAAGRPYVGGLEEFGQLVLQDVWSMIQKLYLQPGAQPEQPVPIPDDDLVQATFQQLKKPRSPARPRLLQDTVRQLMQHQGRLSLVTGQSGQGKTAFLASLVSALQAPDGATVAPLVFFHFSGARPDHSLALTLLRRLCAYLHSQLEEPSALPSTYRGLVWELQQRLLPKSAQSLRTGQPLVLIVDGADRLVDQRGQLISDWIPKILPRWVHLVLSVSSDSGLGETLEQSQGAHVVALGPLEPSARAQLVREELALYGKRLEESPFNNQMRLLLVKRGSVLPLYLRLVTDHLRLFTLYEQVSERLQTLPATVPLLLQHVLGTLEQEHGPDVLPQALATLEATRSGLTVDQLHGVLSAWRILPRGSKSWEEAVAAGNSGDPYPMGQFAYLVQSLRSLLGEGPLERPGARLCLQDGPLRTAARCRYGKRPELEKTAHLLTAAQLWKTCDPDASGTFRRCPPEALADLPYHLLQSGNRGLLAKFLTSLHVVAAHLELGLTSQLLEAHALYASSVPGEEQKLPEADVAAFHTFLRQQAPILSRYPLLLHQQVANQPLDSPLCRQAPRLSQRQHLQCMLHWLNKPQTLKHQQSSSLSLAVSSSPTAVAFSPNGQRAAVGTANGTVYLLDLRTWQEERSMVSGGDGVSSCSFLSDNALFLTAFDGLLELWDLQHGCRVLQIQAHQYQITGCCLSPDRRLLATVCLGGGLKLWDVVRGQLASQHTCPKPLNCVAFHPEGQVIAVGGWAGSFSFFHVDGLRVTKELGAPGASVRTLAFGVPGRVVAVGRLDRMVELWAWQEGARLAAFPAHQGFVATALFLRSGCQLLTAGEDGKVQVWSGSLGRPRGCLGSPHLSPALSVALSPDGDQVAVGYRADGIRICRISSASQGAQGQALDVAVSALTWLSPKVLVSGAEDGALQGWLLQGGTLQSLWLLSRHRKPVLGLAASQELLAVASEDFTVRLWPRQLLMLPQKTEDFPRSTELRGHEGPVSCCSFSTDGCRLATGGRDRSLLCWDVRTPKAPVLICSFSACHRDWVTGCAWTKDSLLVSCSSDGSVALWDPESRQQLGHFLGHQHAVSAVVAVEEHVVSVGRDGTLKVWDHQGVEMTSIPAHSGPISHCVAALEPRAAGQPGSELLVVTVGLDGATRLWHPLLVFQTHTLLGHSGPVSAAAVSETSGLLLTTSEDGSLRLWQVPKEADDTYRPRSPAAITAVAWAPDGSAAVSGNQAGELTLWQEAKAVVTVQAPGCISALLWYSAHTLIVVSANEKVSEWQVELQKGSTPRNVSLRLNRVLQEDLGFLTSVGLAPDAHSLILAKADLQLLHMKPGDEPSVIWQSYSEDPMMLSTHQDYGVFVLQSMKLQVLPFSIHSGPVTALHVLPELLVTASKDRDVKLWERPSMRLLGLFQCEGAVSCLEPWLGPDSTLQLAVGDTQGNVYFLSWE; encoded by the exons AtggagaaattccatggatacGTGTCTACCCACATGGACATCCTTTCCTTGAAGAACCGGTGCCTGGCCACACTTCCTGACACGAAGATGTTGGAGAAACCACCTGGGCATGTGTCTACTCACTCAGACATCCTCTCCTTGGAGAACCGGTGCCtggccacccttcctgacctgaAGACCTTGGAGAAACCACCTGGGCATATGTCTGCCCACTCAGACATCCTCTCCTCGGAGAACCGGTGCCtggccacccttcctgacctgaAGACCTTGGAGAAGCCACCCGGGCATGTGTCTGCCCACTCAGACATCCTCTCCTTGGAGAACCGGTGCCtggccacccttcctgacctgaAGACCTTGGAGAAGCCACCCGGGCATGTGTCTGCCCACTCAGACATCCTCTCCTTGGAGAATCGGTGCCTGGCCACACTCACCATTTTAAAGAGCACTGTGTCAATCAGCCCCTTGCTCCAGAATCTCCAGATATCTCACTTGGCTCAAGCTGATCTGTGCAGCTTGAACAGCAGCAACCACCTGCTTTCTGAGCATCCAGCCTCGAGGGTGCAGTACCTCTCTGAGGGACGAGGCCTTCTGACCTGCCCCAGGGTCTCGAAAACCATCTCTGCCCCAGAGAGAGTTCAGGAAGCAGTTCTG GGTCGATGGTCATCTTCAGGAGAGAAAAAGCCAGAAGAGAAGGAATGGGCAGAGGCTCAAATGCCTTTTTATAGACTAAGcttgggagaggaggaggaggtggaggagctgGCCTTGAAGCTCACCCCTGGGGACTCTGAATCTCATCCTGAGCCTACTGAACAAGTCCTTCAGGAAGTGAAG ATGGTTCTCATGAGCTTTCTGTGTTCATCGCTGGTGGCAAATGTAAACAGAAATGATGCAGCGTACTCTACCCAGGCTTTCCTCCTCAAAGTCTGTAGCGAAGTTGCCCGCTTTGAGCCTGAATTTGTCCTCAAG GCATCTCTGTACACCAGGCAGCAGCTGAATGTCCGGGATGTGGCCAACAAAGTCTTGGCCATTGCTGCCTTCCTGCCACTCTGCCGCCCCTACCTGCGACGGTACTTCTGTGCCATCGTCCAGTTGCCTTCCGATTGGATCCAGGTAGCCAGGTTCTACGAG CTCCTGTGCAGAGAACAGGAAGACTGTCTCGcacccctgcctgcctgcctgcgtGCTGCGATGAGGGACAAATTTTCCCAGTTTGATGAGTACCAGCTGGCTAAGTACAACCCTCGGAGGCACCGGGCCAAGCGGCGCCCCCGACGGCCACCCCGCCCGCCA AAGGAACATACATTTTCTGAGACACAGACGTATTTGCCAAGGTTCATTTGGCATATTCGAGGTGAACAGAGGATG TTTGAGACAACCTACGGTTCAGTGTCAGAGAAAAAGACTGAGCAAAGGTTCACCCTGAAGAAGTTGGTACGGAGACTGCACATCCATGAGCCTGCACAGCTTGTCCAGGCCCTGCTGGGCTGCAG ATACCCCTCCAACCTACAGGCCTTTTCTCGAAGCCGCCTCCCAGGGCCCTGGGATTCTAGCAGAGCCGGGAAGCGGATGAAGCTCGCTCGACCAGAGACCTGGGAGCGGGAGCTGAGCTTACGGGGAAACAAGGCCACCGTCTGGGAGGAACTCATCG ACAGTGGGAAACTCCCCTTCATGGCCATGCTTCGGAACCTACGTAACCTGCTGAGGGTTGGAATCAGCGCCCGTCACCACGAGCTTGTGCTCCAGAGACTCCAGCATGCT AAGACAGTGATCCACAGTCGGCAGTTTCCATTCAGATTCCTTAATGCTCATGATTCCATCAATGACCTTGAGGCTCAACTCGAAAAGAAAG agttgccatttccttccaacaCACAACTGATAAAGCagataataattaaaaacacaaaatatggCAAGAAGCATGCCTATTCCTGGCAGTTTCGCCAACCAAGCCGTCGGGAACTTCGGACAGCAATGATGATCCCTGTGATATATGAACAGCTCAAGCGGAAGAAGATGAAAATACACAAggccag ACAGTGGAAATGTGACCGTGAGATGCTGGCTCGGTATCGACAGGCCCTGGAGACAGCTGTGAACCTCTCTGTCAAACACAGCCTGCCCCCACTGCCAGGCCGCACCCTCCTGGTCTATCTGACAGATGCCAGTGCAGACAGAATCCTTCCCAAGAGCAACCCACAAGGG CCCCCTCTGAACTATGTGCTGCTGTTGATTGCCATGATGATGGTACGGACGGAGCAGGTGGAGCTTTTGCTGTGTGGAGGGGGCATTGTGAAGACTGCTGTGATTAAGGCAGAGGAAGGCATCCTGAAAACTGCCACCGAACTCCAAGCTCAAGTCCAG AAGTCAGATGAAAGCTGTGAACAGTCCCTGACTACTCTGGGGAAGCACTTGCTGTCTCTGGCTACCCAAAGGGTCCCT GTGGACAGGGTCATTGTCTTTGGCCAGACTACAAATGAGAAACTGATAAATGCAGCCAAACAGCTCTTCTGGCAGCATGTGAATCCCAAGTGCCTCTTTGTTGGTGTTCTCCTAAGGGCAAGTTACCT ATGTACCGATTTGAATCCCAATGATGTGACACTCTCAGGCTGTACTGATGGGATACTGAA GTTCATTGCAGAGCGTGGGGCCTCCCGGCTTCTAGAACATGTAGGCCAAATGGACAAAATATTCAAGATTCCACCACCCCCAGGGAAAACAGGGGTCCAGTCTCTCCGGCCACTGGAAGAGAATACTCCAAGCCCCTTGGCTCCTGTTTCCCAGCTTGG ATGGCGAAGCATCCGGCTTTTCATTTCCTCCACTTTCCGGGACATGCATGGGGAGCGGGACCTGCTGCTGAGGTCCCTGCTGCCAGCACTGCAAGCCCGAGTGGCCCCCTACCGCATCAGCCTTCATGCCATCGACCTGCGCTGGGGCATCACTGAGGAGGAGACCCGTCAGAACAG ACAGCTGGAAGTGTGCCTCGGGGAGGTGGAGAACTCGCAGCTGTTTGTGGGGATCCTGGGCTCCCGCTATGGCTATGTTCCCCCCAACTACAGCCTCCCTGACCATCCTCACTTCTGCTGG GCCCAGCAGTACCCTGCAGGTCGCTCTGTGACAGAGATGGAGGTGATGCAGTTCCTGAATCGGGGCCTCCGTCTGCAGCCTTCTGCTCAGCCTCTCCTCTACTTCCGGGATTCTAGCTTCCTCAG CTCTGTGCCAGATGCCTGGaaatcagactttatttctgaatCTGAAGAGGCTGCCCATCGGATCTCAGAACTGAAGAGCTATCTGAGCAGACAAGAAGGAATCACCTGTCGCAG ATACCGCTGTGAGTGGGGCGGTGTGGCAGCTGGCCGGCCCTATGTCGGGGGGCTGGAGGAGTTTGGGCAGCTGGTTCTGCAGGATGTGTGGAGTATGATCCAGAAGCTTTACCTCCAG CCTGGGGCCCAGCCGGAGCAGCCAGTGCCCATCCCAGATGATGACTTGGTCCAGGCCACCTTTCAGCAGCTAAAGAAGCCGCGGAGTCCTGCCCGACCACGCCTTCTTCAGGACACAGTGCGGCAGCTCATGCAGCACCAGGGGAGGCTGAGCCTGGTGACCGGGCAGTCAGGACAGGGCAAGACCGCCTTCCTG GCATCCCTTGTGTCAGCCCTGCAGGCTCCGGATGGGGCCACGGTGGCCCCCTTAGTCTTCTTCCACTTTTCAGGGGCCCGCCCTGACCACAGTCTTGCCCTCACCCTGCTCAGACGCCTCTGTGCCTATCTGCATAGCCAACTGGAGGAGCCAAGTGCCCTCCCCAGCACCTACCG GGGCCTGGTGTGGGAGCTGCAGCAGAGGCTACTGCCCAAGTCTGCTCAGTCCCTGAGAACTGGCCAGCCTCTGGTGCTGATCGTCGATGGGGCTGACAGGTTGGTGGACCAGCGTGGGCAGCTGATCTCGGACTGGATCCCAAAGATCCTTCCCCGG TGGGTGCACCTAGTGCTGAGCGTGTCCAGTGATTCTGGCCTAGGGGAGACCCTTGAGCAGAGTCAAGGTGCCCACGTGGTGGCCCTGGGGCCTCTGGAGCCATCTGCCCGGGCCCAGCTGGTGCGAGAAGAACTGGCCCTGTATGGGAAGCGGCTGGAGGAGTCACCGTTTAACAACCAG ATGCGGCTGCTGCTGGTGAAGCGGGGGTCAGTGCTGCCGCTCTACTTGCGCTTGGTCACCGATCACCTGAGGCTCTTCACGCTCTACGAGCAG GTTTCCGAAAGGCTCCAGACGCTGCCGGCCACCGTCCCTCTGCTGCTGCAGCACGTCCTGGGCACCTTGGAGCAGGAGCATGGCCCCGACGTCCTTCCCCAAGCCTTGGCCACTCTTGAAGCCACACGCAGCG GTCTGACCGTGGACCAGTTGCATGGAGTGTTGAGTGCATGGCGGATTCTTCCCAGGGGGAGCAAGAGCTGGGAAGAAGCAGTGGCTGCTGGTAACAGTGGGGACCCCTACCCCATGGGCCAATTTGCCTACCTCGTCCAGAGTCTGCGCAG TTTGCTAGGGGAGGGACCCCTGGAGCGCCCTGGTGCCCGGCTCTGTCTCCAGGATGGGCCCCTGAGAACGGCTGCCAGGTGTCGTTACGGGAAGAGGCCAGAGCTGGAGAAGACAGCGCACCTCCTCA CTGCAGCTCAGCTCTGGAAGACGTGTGACCCTGATGCCTCAGGTACCTTCCGAAGGTGCCCTCCAGAAGCCCTGGCAGACCTGCCTTACCACCTG CTCCAGAGCGGGAACCGTGGCCTTCTTGCCAAGTTCCTCACCAGTCTCCATGTGGTGGCTGCACACTTGGAACTGGGTCTGACCTCTCAGCTCCTGGAGGCCCATGCCCTCTATG CTTCCTCAGTCCCTGGCGAGGAACAGAAGCTTCCTGAGGCTGATGTTGCTGCATTTCACACCTTCCTGAGGCAGCAGGCTCCCATCCTCAGCCGGTACCCACTGCTCCTGCACCAGCAGGTAGCCAACCAGCCTCTGGACTCGCCTCTTTGCCGCCAGGCCCCCCGACTCTCCCAGCGACAGCACCTCCAGTGTATGCTGCATTGGCTTAATAAACCTCAGACCCTGAAGCACCAGCAAAG CTCCAGCCTATCCCTGGCAGTTTCCTCCTCCCCAACAGCCGTGGCGTTCTCCCCTAACGGGCAAAGAGCAGCCGTGGGCACTGCCAATGGGACAGTTTACCTTTTGGACCTGAGAACCTGGCAG GAGGAGAGGTCGATGGTGAGTGGCGGTGATGGGGTTTCCTCTTGTTCATTCCTCTCGGACAACGCCCTCTTTCTAACTGCCTTTGATGGGCTCCTGGAGCTCTGGGACCTGCAGCACGGTTGTCG GGTGCTCCAGATCCAAGCTCACCAGTACCAGATCACTGGCTGCTGCCTGAGTCCAGACCGCCGGCTGCTGGCCACCGTGTGCCTGGGTGGAGGCCTGAAG ctGTGGGACGTAGTCCGAGGGCAGCTGGCCTCCCAGCACACCTGTCCCAAGCCCCTGAACTGCGTTGCTTTCCACCCAGAAGGACAGGTGATAGCTGTCGGCGGCTGGGCTGGCAGTTTCAGCTTTTTCCACGTGGATGGGCTCAGAGTCACCAAG GAACTGGGGGCCCCGGGAGCCTCTGTCCGTACCTTGGCCTTCGGTGTGCCCGGGCGGGTTGTGGCTGTGGGCCGGCTGGACAGGATGGTAGAGCTGTGGGCCTGGCAGGAGGGGGCACGGCTGGCTGCCTTCCCTGCCCACCAAGGCTTCGTTGCTACCGCCCTTTTCCTGCGATCTGGGTGCCAGTTACTGACGGCTGGAGAGGACGGCAAG GTTCAGGTGTGGTCCGGGTCTCTGGGTCGGCCCCGTGGGTGCCTTGGTTCCCCCcacctctctcctgccctctccgTGGCTCTCAGCCCAGATGGTGATCAGGTGGCTGTTGGGTACCGAGCAGATGGCATTCGGATCTGCAGAATTTCTTCAG cttcccagggggctcagggtCAAGCGCTCGATGTGGCAGTGTCTGCTCTGACCTGGCTCAGCCCTAAGGTGTTGGTGAGTGGTGCAGAAGATGGGGCCCTGCAGGGCTGGCTGCTCCAGGGGGGCACCCTTCAGTCCCTCTGGCTCTTGTCCAGACACCGGAAGCCTGTGTTGGGACTGGCCGCCTCCCAGGAACTCTTGGCCGTTGCCTCAG AGGACTTCACAGTGCGACTGTGGCCAAGGCAGTTGCTGATGCTTCCACAAAAGACAGAAGACTTTCCTCGTAGCACTGAGCTCCGGGGACACGAGGGCCCTGTAAGCTGCTGCAGCTTCAGCACTGATGGATGCAGGCTGGCCACTGGGGGCAGGGATCGG AGTCTGCTCTGCTGGGATGTGAGAACACCCAAAGCCCCTGTTTTGATTTGCTCCTTCTCTGCCTGTCACCGAGACTGGGTCACTGGCTGTGCCTGGACCAAAGACAGCCTCCTG GTCTCCTGCTCCAGCGATGGTTCTGTGGCCCTGTGGGACCCAGAGTCGAGACAGCAGCTTGGTCACTTCCTGGGTCATCAGCATGCTGTGAGCGCCGTGGTGGCCGTG gaggagcacGTGGTATCCGTGGGCCGAGATGGGACCTTGAAAGTGTGGGACCATCAGGGCGTGGAGATGACCAGCATCCCCGCTCACTCAGGACCCATCAGCCACTGTGTGGCTGCTCTGGAGCCCCGTGCAG CCGGTCAGCCGGGGTCAGAGCTTCTGGTGGTCACTGTTGGATTGGATGGGGCCACACGGTTGTGGCATCCACTCTTG GTGTTTCAAACACACACTCTGCTGGGTCACAGTGGCCCAGTCAGTGCAGCTGCTGTTTCAGAGACCTCAGGCCTCCTGCTGACCACCTCAGAGGATGGCTCCCTACGGCTCTGGCAGGTGCCCAAAGAGGCAG ATGACACATATAGACCTAGGAGTCCTGCAGCcatcactgctgtggcctgggcccCAGACGGTTCTGCAGCAGTGTCCGGGAATCAAGCTGGGGAACTGACCTTGTGGCAGGAAGCTAAGGCTGTGGTCACAGTACAG GCTCCGGGCTGCATCAGTGCTCTGCTCTGGTACTCAGCACACACCTTGATTGTTGTCAGTGCTAATGAAAAAGTCAGCGAGTGGCAAGTGGAACTCCAGAAGGGTTCAACACCCAGAAATGTCAG TCTTCGCCTGAACCGAGTTCTTCAGGAGGACTTAGGTTTCCTGACAAGTGTAGGCCTGGCCCCTGATGCTCACTCCCTCATCTTGGCCAAAGCGGATTTGCAGCTGTTGCACATGAAGCCTGGTGATGAGCCCTCTGTAATCTG